A part of Tigriopus californicus strain San Diego chromosome 10, Tcal_SD_v2.1, whole genome shotgun sequence genomic DNA contains:
- the LOC131887652 gene encoding fumarylacetoacetase-like, translating into MSFIKVDPQSDFSFENLPYGVFSLDQNGPRHIGVAIGDNVLDLSKIKHLFTGKLMQHQQHVLEKATLNDFMALSHEHWKEARQTIQKLLSADCSTLKDDDKLRAEVFVPMSKVFMHLPAQIGDYTDFYSSLDHATNVGTMFRGKDNALMPNWKHIPVGYHGRASSVVVSGTAIHRPNGQTRPSEDEPPKFGPCRLLDFELEMAFFVGGGNQMGQPIPIEKAHEHIFGMVLMNDWSARDIQKWEYVPLGPFLAKNFGTSISPWVVPMEALMPFAVDNYTQVPKPFPYLQHDDKYTFDIQLEVSIQPDGASQSSPLCHSNFRHMYWTMKQQLAHHSVTGCNMRPGDLLASGTISGPEETSYGSMLELSWRGSKTLELKNNTGETRKFIQDGDNVIIKGFCQGNGSRVGFGLCEGKILPAHKM; encoded by the exons ATGTCTTTTATCAAAGTGGATCCTCAGAGTGATTTCTCCTTTGAGAATTTGCCTTATGGAGTGTTCAGCTTAGATCAGAATGGTCCTCGACACATCGGGGTCGCTATTGGGGATAATGTGCTCGACTTGAGCAAGATTAAGCATTTGTTCACGGGGAAACTAATGCAACATCAACAG CATGTCTTAGAAAAGGCTACATTGAACGACTTCATGGCTTTAAGTCATGAACATTGGAAGGAAGCTCgccaaaccattcaaaagcTTCTCTCGGCTGATTGCTCAACCTTGAAGGATGATGACAAGCTTCGTGCCGAGGTGTTTGTTCCAATGAGTAAAGTGTTCATGCACTTGCCGGCTCAAATTGGTGATTACACGGATTTCTACTCATCCTTAGACCATGCCACTAACGTCGGTACCATGTTCAG AGGCAAAGACAACGCCCTGATGCCCAACTGGAAGCACATCCCAGTGGGATATCATGGCCGGGCCAGTTCAGTGGTGGTCAGTGGTACTGCAATCCACCGTCCAAATGGCCAGACACGCCCCTCTGAGGATGAGCCCCCAAAGTTCGGCCCTTGTCGCTTACTGGACTTTGAGCTGGAGATGGCTTTCTTCGTCGGAGGCGGGAACCAGATGGGCCAACCCATCCCTATTGAAAAGGCACATGAGCACATCTTTGGCATGGTTCTCATGAACGATTGGAGCGCCAGAGACATTCAAAAATGGGAGTACGTTCCTCTCGGACCATTCCTCGCCAAGAACTTTGGAACGTCCATCTCCCCCTGGGTCGTCCCCATGGAAGCCTTAATGCCTTTCGCAGTGGATAACTACACTCAA GTTCCCAAACCATTTCCTTACCTGCAACATGACGACAAGTATACCTTCGATATCCAATTAGAAGTGTCCATCCAGCCTGACGGAGCCAGCCAATCCAGCCCGCTCTGCCACTCGAACTTCCGCCACATGTATTGGACCATGAAACAGCAACTGGCTCATCACAGTGTGACCGGATGCAACATGAGACCGGGGGACCTTTTGGCTTCGGGAACGATTTCAGGACCA GAGGAGACCTCGTATGGATCCATGTTGGAGTTGTCATGGAGAGGAAGCAAGACTTTGGAGTTGAAGAATAACACGGGAGAGACGAGGAAATTCATCCAAGATGGAGACAATGTGATCATTAAAGGCTTTTGTCAGGGCAACGGATCTAGGGTCGGATTTGGTCTTTGTGAAGGGAAAATCCTCCCTGCTCATAAAATGTGA